Proteins found in one Butyrivibrio proteoclasticus B316 genomic segment:
- a CDS encoding ADP-ribosyltransferase-containing protein has product MYTAYHGTDYYGDIKKFRKSKSGALGSGLIYFSIDKKNAEYYATKERGEGDVYEVELNVSNPYILPYNGEPVDFILSPAKAARRKAENGNYCYWLKASDYNKFIKEGYDSVMYRDEIAVFSADVVKIIGKEHVKF; this is encoded by the coding sequence ATGTACACAGCATACCATGGAACAGACTACTATGGAGACATAAAGAAATTTAGAAAGAGCAAATCCGGAGCCCTTGGCTCCGGACTCATCTATTTCTCCATAGACAAGAAGAATGCAGAATATTACGCTACAAAAGAGCGAGGTGAGGGCGATGTATATGAGGTGGAGCTCAATGTTTCAAACCCATATATCCTTCCATACAATGGCGAACCTGTTGATTTTATTTTAAGCCCTGCAAAGGCAGCCAGACGCAAGGCTGAAAACGGCAATTATTGCTACTGGCTTAAAGCAAGTGACTATAATAAGTTCATCAAAGAAGGTTATGACAGCGTAATGTACAGGGATGAGATCGCAGTGTTTTCTGCAGATGTAGTAAAGATCATAGGAAAGGAACATGTGAAGTTCTAA
- a CDS encoding RNase A-like domain-containing protein, whose protein sequence is MGRAVDELTQKQYIDQFRDALYNDLTSAVNIRKGHTEEIHNAQEDYQLANRLVHDKTIAFVSSFYDKETMEDALTSGLFYVAPKIAAWVQSSKLDFKNEDQYWTIAITINVGDDEPIGRGFDKNFREIESPDLTVVLQRDNTNENYYGFYLKTAYVDITTEHAEYTGVAYTKDEVTRLKGVVFESKMEELVFKNQNLFAGISIRYKQDKDRNDTIIMEYISKDKATKTLAYFQENSEPKIKEASLNGPMTRRTIHEIEPYFADAIANMQLQIRTIAKNKKIDDIER, encoded by the coding sequence ATGGGCAGAGCAGTAGATGAACTTACTCAAAAACAATATATAGACCAGTTCAGAGATGCACTTTACAATGATCTAACATCAGCTGTTAATATCCGCAAAGGGCACACTGAAGAGATACATAATGCGCAAGAAGATTACCAGCTCGCAAATAGACTGGTACATGATAAAACAATTGCATTTGTATCCAGTTTTTACGATAAGGAAACAATGGAAGATGCTCTTACAAGCGGACTATTTTATGTGGCTCCTAAAATTGCCGCGTGGGTGCAATCTTCAAAGCTGGATTTTAAAAATGAAGATCAGTATTGGACTATTGCGATTACAATAAATGTGGGAGATGATGAGCCTATTGGAAGAGGCTTTGATAAAAACTTTAGAGAAATAGAATCGCCTGATCTTACCGTGGTTTTACAACGCGATAATACTAATGAAAACTACTATGGGTTCTATTTGAAGACCGCATATGTCGACATAACGACAGAACATGCTGAGTATACCGGAGTAGCATATACAAAAGATGAAGTAACCCGCCTGAAAGGCGTTGTTTTTGAATCGAAAATGGAAGAACTGGTATTTAAGAACCAAAATCTCTTCGCGGGAATATCAATTAGATATAAGCAGGATAAGGACCGTAATGATACGATAATAATGGAATATATTTCAAAGGACAAAGCAACAAAAACATTGGCGTATTTCCAAGAAAATAGCGAGCCTAAGATTAAAGAAGCGAGTCTTAATGGCCCGATGACGCGCCGTACTATTCATGAAATTGAACCTTATTTTGCCGATGCGATCGCCAATATGCAGCTGCAGATAAGAACCATTGCCAAAAACAAAAAGATCGATGATATTGAACGATAA